A region of Cellulophaga sp. RHA19 DNA encodes the following proteins:
- a CDS encoding LptF/LptG family permease: MLTKFLFNFFSSFAILMLIFIFQTIWLYIGDLAGKGLDLLIIGKFIFYFMPSLVDKVLPLTVVLSSILTFGTLAENYEFAAMKASGISLQRAMRTIVVFVLLLGTVAFFFANNVAPAAAHKIYNLKRNIGNVKPAAIIAEGIFSDFEGMNIKVDKKSGENDRFLDNIIIHKKTKNNISNVVIKAKKGELVSSEDSDIVKLILKDGNYYEDVQSKNSKTKQKVPFAKAKFNEYIINIVLSMDDQDLEEDRNVDTEKMKKVSRLIVDIDSIREDNIKTIKAFSKNIISRSGAFKADFGFKKPKPMLDEASKEEVATVVKNKKAEKTNKDTIVYTGDIAALYEEPMQMQLYNSAHSSTTNVLSSVTARKKELVIKYQRYNIHILALHSKYALAFSCIILFFVGAPLGAIIRKGGMGLPMVIAIVLFLAYYFLGVFVGNSAKVGKIPPALAAWIPTLVMLPLGVFLTIRATNDKGLISFGDIIYLIKKQFIKNSKTKTNGK, encoded by the coding sequence ATTCTAACAAAGTTTCTTTTTAACTTTTTCAGTTCGTTTGCAATATTGATGTTAATCTTCATATTCCAAACGATCTGGTTGTATATAGGAGACTTAGCTGGTAAAGGACTAGACTTACTTATTATTGGTAAGTTTATTTTTTACTTTATGCCAAGTTTAGTAGATAAAGTATTGCCTTTAACGGTGGTGCTTTCTTCTATTTTAACCTTTGGTACTTTAGCAGAGAATTATGAGTTTGCAGCAATGAAAGCCTCGGGTATTTCTTTGCAGCGTGCAATGCGTACCATTGTGGTATTTGTTTTGCTTTTAGGTACTGTTGCTTTTTTCTTTGCAAACAACGTAGCCCCTGCTGCTGCTCATAAAATTTATAACCTAAAACGAAACATTGGTAACGTAAAACCTGCCGCCATTATTGCTGAAGGTATTTTTAGTGATTTTGAAGGGATGAACATCAAGGTTGATAAAAAGTCCGGAGAAAACGATCGTTTTTTAGATAATATTATCATTCACAAAAAAACTAAAAATAATATTAGCAATGTAGTTATAAAAGCTAAAAAAGGTGAATTAGTTAGTAGTGAAGATTCTGATATTGTAAAACTTATACTAAAAGACGGTAACTATTATGAAGATGTGCAGTCTAAAAATAGTAAAACCAAGCAAAAAGTTCCGTTTGCTAAAGCTAAGTTTAACGAGTACATTATAAATATTGTACTTTCTATGGACGATCAGGATTTAGAAGAGGATCGTAATGTAGATACCGAAAAAATGAAAAAGGTATCTAGACTTATTGTAGACATAGATTCTATTAGAGAAGATAACATAAAAACTATAAAAGCTTTTTCTAAAAATATAATTAGTAGATCTGGTGCTTTTAAAGCAGATTTTGGATTTAAAAAGCCAAAACCTATGTTAGACGAGGCTTCTAAAGAAGAAGTTGCTACTGTAGTAAAAAACAAAAAAGCCGAAAAGACTAATAAAGATACCATTGTTTATACTGGAGATATTGCAGCGTTGTATGAAGAGCCTATGCAAATGCAATTATATAACTCAGCACACAGTTCTACTACCAATGTATTAAGCTCTGTTACTGCCAGAAAAAAAGAATTAGTTATTAAATACCAACGTTACAACATACATATATTAGCCCTACATAGTAAATATGCATTGGCTTTTTCTTGTATCATTTTATTTTTTGTTGGTGCACCGTTAGGCGCTATTATTAGAAAAGGTGGTATGGGATTACCTATGGTAATTGCTATTGTACTTTTCTTGGCATACTACTTTTTAGGAGTATTTGTTGGTAACTCAGCTAAAGTTGGTAAAATACCACCAGCACTAGCTGCTTGGATCCCTACTTTAGTAATGCTACCTCTAGGTGTATTTTTAACCATAAGAGCAACAAATGATAAGGGCCTAATTTCTT
- a CDS encoding LolA family protein — MRKLGVLVFILIANVSFAQNSEKAKALLDKVYNKVTSYNNIFVDFKHSLNNSEANINRETRGDVTLQGEKYLFNYLGSMQLFDGKKVYTVVPDNEEVTIEDKSNDDNAMTPSKMLTFYKSGHNYAWDKLQTVNGRKIQYIKLIPIDSNSEIKSRLLGIDVETKHIYNLIETGDNGTKTTITVNSFKTNQTLSKSLFTFDLKKYEDDGYYIIRN; from the coding sequence ATGAGAAAATTAGGAGTTTTAGTATTCATATTAATAGCAAATGTATCTTTTGCGCAAAATTCCGAGAAAGCAAAAGCTTTATTAGACAAGGTTTATAATAAAGTAACTAGCTATAATAATATTTTTGTGGACTTTAAACACTCACTTAACAATAGTGAAGCCAATATAAATAGAGAAACAAGAGGAGACGTTACTTTACAAGGTGAAAAATACTTGTTTAACTACCTTGGTTCTATGCAATTGTTTGATGGTAAAAAAGTCTATACTGTTGTACCAGATAACGAAGAAGTGACTATTGAAGATAAGTCTAATGATGACAATGCAATGACACCTTCTAAAATGCTTACATTTTACAAATCTGGACATAATTATGCTTGGGATAAATTACAAACTGTAAACGGAAGAAAAATACAATACATTAAATTAATTCCGATAGACTCTAATTCTGAGATAAAATCTAGGCTTTTAGGTATAGATGTAGAAACAAAACACATCTACAACCTTATAGAAACTGGTGATAATGGTACAAAAACCACAATTACTGTTAATTCTTTTAAAACAAATCAAACTTTATCAAAAAGCTTATTTACTTTTGACCTTAAAAAGTACGAGGATGACGGGTACTATATCATAAGAAATTAA
- a CDS encoding FtsK/SpoIIIE family DNA translocase, with the protein MAKKTTKKKAATPKQKRSIGLSKQNKILLGSVIMLFAIALFFSFTSFYFTWQDDQSLLSEFANRNEQAKNLLNKFGASIGHLFLYKGFGVASFIFPVLLFLSGLTLFFSLPKNGLVKKWIWGLIFVLWLSVALGFFAAKWPLLGGLVGFEMNDFLQDYTGKIGVLLLLIFGLIFILVRLFKFTPESALQYFKQKKTALTDELNNVDDESSTSTKKEKQTEEVIVEETPVVVDTYTHKEKIPPIEKEKPVEDNSFEVTVAEDEENVEESLNIEVEKITEEKEEIDNLADKLVDDFGEFDPTLELANYKFPHIELLDQHGAGGGITINQEELEENKNKIVETLKNYKIGIAQIKATIGPTVTLYEIVPDAGVRISKIKNLEDDIALSLAALGIRIIAPIPGKGTIGIEVPNKNPSIVSMRSVIASTKFQKAEMELPIAFGKTISNETLVVDLAKMPHLLMAGATGQGKSVGLNAVLTSLLYKKHPAEVKFVLVDPKKVELTLFNKIERHFLAKLPDSEDAIITDNAKVINTLNSLCIEMDNRYELLKAAMVRNLKEYNVKFKARKLNPNDGHMFLPYIVLVIDEFADLIMTAGKEVETPIARLAQLARAIGIHLIIATQRPSVNVITGIIKANFPARIAFRVTSKIDSRTILDAQGADQLIGRGDMLYTQGNDVIRVQCAFVDTPEVEKITGYIGSQRAYAEALLLPEYVGPDESGTSIANDIADRDKLFREAAEVIVIAQQGSASLIQRKLKLGYNRAGRIIDQLEAAGIVGQFEGSKARQVLVPDMMALDQLLENEKK; encoded by the coding sequence ATGGCAAAAAAGACTACTAAAAAGAAAGCTGCTACTCCTAAGCAGAAACGCAGTATTGGCTTATCTAAACAAAATAAAATATTGTTAGGTAGTGTTATAATGCTTTTTGCTATTGCTTTGTTTTTCTCTTTTACATCTTTCTATTTTACGTGGCAAGACGATCAAAGTTTATTGTCTGAATTTGCTAATAGAAACGAACAAGCTAAAAACTTACTAAACAAATTTGGCGCAAGCATAGGTCATTTATTTTTATATAAAGGATTTGGAGTTGCTTCATTTATTTTTCCTGTTCTATTATTTTTATCTGGTTTAACTTTATTTTTTAGTTTACCTAAAAACGGACTTGTAAAAAAATGGATTTGGGGGTTAATATTTGTACTGTGGTTATCTGTAGCACTAGGTTTCTTTGCCGCTAAGTGGCCTTTATTAGGTGGTTTAGTTGGTTTTGAAATGAACGATTTTCTACAAGACTATACCGGTAAAATTGGTGTTTTACTACTTCTAATTTTTGGATTGATATTTATTTTAGTCCGACTATTTAAGTTTACACCAGAAAGTGCTTTACAGTATTTTAAACAGAAAAAAACTGCTTTAACTGATGAGTTAAATAATGTTGATGATGAGTCTTCTACTTCAACCAAAAAAGAAAAGCAAACTGAAGAGGTTATTGTAGAGGAAACTCCTGTAGTTGTAGATACTTATACTCACAAAGAAAAAATTCCTCCTATAGAAAAGGAAAAACCTGTAGAGGATAATAGTTTTGAGGTTACTGTAGCCGAAGATGAAGAAAATGTAGAGGAAAGCTTAAATATAGAGGTAGAAAAAATTACTGAAGAAAAAGAAGAGATTGACAACCTAGCAGATAAACTAGTTGATGATTTTGGTGAATTTGATCCTACTTTAGAACTTGCAAACTACAAGTTTCCACACATAGAGTTATTAGACCAACACGGTGCAGGTGGCGGAATAACAATTAACCAAGAAGAGCTAGAAGAAAATAAAAACAAAATTGTAGAAACTTTAAAAAACTACAAAATAGGAATTGCACAAATTAAAGCCACTATTGGACCTACAGTTACATTGTATGAAATTGTACCAGATGCTGGTGTGCGTATCTCAAAAATAAAAAACTTAGAAGATGACATTGCACTTTCTTTAGCTGCACTTGGCATACGTATTATAGCTCCAATACCTGGTAAAGGAACTATTGGTATAGAGGTTCCTAACAAAAACCCTTCTATAGTATCTATGCGTTCTGTAATAGCAAGTACAAAATTTCAGAAAGCAGAAATGGAGCTACCAATTGCTTTTGGTAAAACCATTAGTAATGAAACACTTGTGGTAGATTTAGCTAAAATGCCACACCTACTTATGGCCGGTGCTACTGGGCAAGGTAAGTCTGTTGGTTTAAATGCTGTATTAACATCACTCCTATACAAAAAACACCCAGCAGAGGTAAAATTTGTATTGGTAGATCCTAAAAAAGTAGAATTAACGCTATTTAATAAAATAGAACGTCACTTTTTAGCCAAACTGCCAGATTCTGAAGATGCCATTATTACAGATAATGCAAAAGTTATAAACACTTTAAATTCTCTTTGTATAGAAATGGATAACAGGTACGAGTTGCTAAAGGCTGCAATGGTACGTAACCTAAAAGAATACAATGTTAAATTTAAAGCTCGTAAACTAAACCCAAATGACGGTCATATGTTTTTACCATACATTGTATTGGTAATAGATGAATTTGCAGATTTAATTATGACAGCTGGTAAAGAGGTAGAAACTCCTATTGCTCGTTTAGCGCAATTGGCCAGAGCCATTGGTATTCACTTAATTATAGCAACACAAAGACCTTCTGTAAATGTAATTACAGGTATTATAAAAGCAAATTTCCCAGCACGTATAGCATTTAGAGTAACTTCTAAAATAGATTCTAGAACTATACTAGATGCACAAGGAGCAGACCAATTAATTGGTCGTGGAGATATGCTTTATACACAGGGTAACGATGTAATTCGTGTACAATGTGCCTTTGTAGATACGCCAGAAGTAGAAAAAATTACAGGTTACATAGGCTCACAAAGAGCGTACGCAGAAGCTCTTTTACTGCCAGAATATGTTGGTCCAGATGAGTCTGGCACAAGTATTGCTAATGATATAGCAGATCGCGATAAATTATTTAGAGAAGCTGCAGAAGTTATAGTAATTGCACAGCAAGGATCTGCTTCTTTAATACAACGAAAATTAAAATTAGGGTATAACAGAGCAGGTAGAATTATAGATCAGTTAGAGGCTGCAGGCATTGTTGGTCAATTTGAAGGTAGTAAAGCAAGACAGGTTTTGGTACCAGATATGATGGCTCTAGATCAATTATTAGAAAACGAAAAAAAATAA
- a CDS encoding diacylglycerol kinase, with product MPKENFVLNRIRSVGYALKGAFLLLKTEASIKVQFFICILITIFGFYYNISNIEWILQIFAIGLVMGIEGVNTAIEKIADYIQPEFDAKIGFIKDVAAGAVMIVSIAASIIGCIIYIPKIFNL from the coding sequence ATGCCAAAAGAAAATTTTGTATTAAACAGAATTCGTAGTGTTGGTTACGCTTTAAAGGGTGCTTTTTTACTTTTAAAGACTGAAGCTAGTATAAAGGTTCAGTTCTTTATATGTATTTTAATTACCATTTTTGGTTTTTATTATAATATATCTAATATAGAATGGATATTACAGATATTTGCCATTGGTTTAGTTATGGGCATAGAAGGTGTTAATACTGCTATAGAAAAAATAGCAGACTACATACAACCAGAGTTTGATGCAAAAATTGGCTTTATAAAAGACGTAGCTGCAGGTGCTGTTATGATAGTTTCTATAGCAGCATCTATTATAGGATGTATTATTTACATTCCAAAAATTTTTAACTTGTAA
- the tpx gene encoding thiol peroxidase, with protein MATVTLKGNKINTLGNLPEVGATAPEFKLTKNDLSTATLENYKGKKVVLNIFPSVDTGTCAQSVRQFNKEASTLENTVVLCISKDLPFAQARFCGAEGLDNVEMLSDFKDGNFGKAYNLSFADGPLEALLSRSIVVLNEEGNVVYTEQVAETTEEPNYKSALEAL; from the coding sequence ATGGCTACAGTAACGTTAAAAGGAAATAAAATAAATACATTAGGTAATTTACCAGAAGTTGGTGCTACAGCTCCAGAATTTAAATTAACTAAAAACGATTTATCTACTGCTACCTTAGAAAATTACAAGGGTAAAAAAGTAGTATTAAATATATTCCCAAGTGTAGACACTGGCACATGCGCACAGTCTGTTAGACAATTTAATAAAGAAGCATCTACATTAGAAAACACTGTTGTTTTATGTATTTCTAAAGATTTACCATTTGCACAAGCACGTTTTTGTGGTGCAGAAGGTTTAGATAATGTAGAAATGTTATCAGATTTTAAAGACGGTAACTTTGGTAAAGCTTATAATTTATCTTTTGCAGATGGGCCATTAGAAGCCTTATTGTCTAGATCTATTGTTGTTTTAAATGAAGAAGGAAACGTTGTTTACACAGAACAAGTAGCAGAAACAACTGAAGAACCAAATTATAAGTCAGCTTTAGAAGCTCTATAA
- a CDS encoding catalase, giving the protein MENKKLTTSAGAPVSNNQRSQTAGDRGPVLMQDYKLLEKLAHQNRERIPERVVHAKGWGAMGTFTVTHDISKYTRAKIFSSVGKKTPVLSRFSTVAGEMGAADTERDVRGFSVKFYTEEGNWDMVGNNTPVFFLRDGYKFPDFIHTQKRHPKTNLRSPEAMWDYWSLSPESLHQVTILMSDRGIPVTPMHMNGYGSHTYSFWNNDGERFWVKFHFKTQQGHKHYTNEESAKIIGETREKYQEELFGAIEKGDFPKWTLKIQVMPEADAEKTPYNPFDLTKVWPHADYPLIEVGELELNKNPENYWQYIENAAYSPSNIVPGIGFSPDKVLQARIFSYADAHRYRLGTHYEALPANAAKSEVNHYHKDGSMRFFTNDFGNPDAYYEPNSKGGAVEDPTVEEPPMKISGDAKRYEENDTYGEYKQPGDLFRMFDEGQKNRLFSNIAAAMQGVSMEIIERQLVHFDKADPAYGNGVRKALGISELENY; this is encoded by the coding sequence ATGGAAAATAAAAAACTTACCACATCTGCAGGAGCTCCAGTATCTAACAATCAGCGTTCACAAACGGCTGGTGATAGAGGGCCTGTTTTAATGCAAGATTACAAGCTGTTAGAAAAGTTAGCACACCAAAATAGAGAGCGTATACCAGAACGTGTAGTACACGCAAAAGGTTGGGGGGCAATGGGTACTTTTACGGTAACCCACGATATAAGTAAATATACAAGAGCAAAAATATTTTCATCTGTAGGTAAAAAAACACCTGTTTTATCTCGTTTTTCTACAGTAGCAGGTGAAATGGGAGCTGCAGATACAGAAAGGGATGTGCGTGGTTTTTCTGTTAAGTTTTATACAGAAGAAGGTAATTGGGATATGGTAGGTAACAATACTCCAGTTTTCTTTTTAAGAGATGGTTATAAATTTCCAGATTTTATACATACACAAAAAAGACATCCTAAAACAAATTTACGCTCACCAGAAGCAATGTGGGATTATTGGTCTTTGTCTCCAGAGAGTTTGCACCAAGTAACTATTTTAATGTCTGATAGAGGTATACCTGTTACACCAATGCATATGAATGGTTACGGGTCACATACCTATAGCTTTTGGAATAATGACGGAGAACGTTTTTGGGTAAAATTTCACTTTAAAACACAACAAGGTCACAAACATTACACCAATGAAGAGTCGGCTAAAATAATAGGAGAAACTAGAGAAAAATACCAAGAAGAACTTTTTGGAGCTATTGAAAAAGGTGATTTTCCTAAGTGGACATTAAAAATACAGGTAATGCCAGAGGCAGATGCTGAAAAAACACCATACAATCCGTTTGATTTAACTAAGGTTTGGCCGCATGCAGATTACCCGTTAATTGAGGTAGGAGAGTTGGAGCTAAATAAAAACCCAGAAAATTACTGGCAGTATATTGAAAATGCGGCTTACTCACCATCTAACATAGTACCAGGAATAGGTTTTTCTCCTGATAAAGTACTACAAGCTCGTATTTTTTCATACGCAGATGCTCATAGGTATAGATTAGGTACGCATTATGAAGCTTTACCGGCAAATGCAGCTAAATCTGAAGTTAATCACTACCATAAAGATGGTTCTATGCGTTTCTTCACCAATGATTTTGGTAACCCAGATGCTTATTATGAACCAAATAGTAAAGGAGGAGCTGTAGAAGACCCAACTGTAGAAGAACCACCAATGAAAATTAGTGGTGATGCCAAACGTTATGAAGAAAATGATACGTATGGCGAGTATAAGCAACCAGGAGATTTGTTTAGAATGTTTGATGAGGGGCAGAAAAACAGATTGTTTAGCAATATAGCTGCTGCAATGCAAGGTGTTTCTATGGAAATTATAGAGAGACAGTTAGTGCATTTTGATAAGGCAGATCCTGCTTATGGAAATGGAGTACGTAAGGCTTTAGGTATATCAGAATTAGAAAATTATTAA
- a CDS encoding ankyrin repeat domain-containing protein — MTETTTAFFNAIREENTEEVAKMLKENQELVSVKDTRGSTPLILATYYNYLDIAKVLLDNNAPIDDKDSSGNTALMGVCFKGFDAIAEYLIGEGADVNAVNLSGATPLIYAATFNRQSIIKMLLDKNADKTVADQRGNTALDHAKMQGLSDLESLLV; from the coding sequence ATGACAGAAACTACAACAGCATTTTTTAATGCAATACGAGAAGAGAATACAGAAGAAGTAGCAAAAATGTTAAAAGAGAACCAAGAATTAGTATCTGTAAAAGATACACGTGGCTCTACACCTTTAATTTTAGCAACTTATTATAATTACTTAGATATAGCTAAGGTTTTACTAGACAATAATGCACCAATAGATGATAAGGATTCCTCTGGAAATACGGCTTTAATGGGAGTATGTTTTAAAGGTTTTGATGCAATTGCAGAATATCTAATTGGAGAAGGAGCAGATGTAAACGCAGTTAACTTATCTGGAGCTACTCCTTTAATTTATGCGGCAACATTTAATAGACAGTCAATTATTAAAATGTTATTAGATAAGAATGCAGATAAAACTGTAGCAGACCAAAGAGGTAATACAGCATTAGATCACGCAAAGATGCAAGGTTTAAGCGATTTAGAATCTCTTTTAGTTTAG
- a CDS encoding DUF6952 family protein translates to MKLPVIKHLTSFIKENDEDYVLETIETLEALTEVSSIKDEELDVIGELISNMYGALEVQKSIKEGVPEKEALNSFMKRVLGSIDK, encoded by the coding sequence ATGAAATTGCCAGTAATTAAACACCTTACAAGTTTTATAAAAGAGAACGATGAAGATTACGTTCTTGAAACAATTGAAACTTTAGAGGCGCTAACAGAAGTATCATCTATAAAAGATGAAGAACTAGATGTTATTGGAGAACTAATTTCTAATATGTATGGTGCTTTAGAGGTACAAAAATCTATTAAAGAAGGTGTGCCAGAAAAAGAAGCTCTAAACAGTTTTATGAAACGTGTATTAGGTTCTATAGACAAATAA
- a CDS encoding thioredoxin family protein translates to MLLELEQDNLAELIAEHKKVVVQYSATWCGNCRIMKPKFKKEAAANEDITFILADAEKFPESRKLANVDNLPTFATFENGNIKNQTQTNKYDVLKELVHEIASN, encoded by the coding sequence ATGTTACTAGAACTAGAACAAGACAATTTAGCAGAACTAATTGCTGAGCACAAAAAAGTGGTTGTGCAATACTCTGCTACTTGGTGTGGAAACTGTAGAATAATGAAGCCTAAATTTAAAAAAGAGGCTGCTGCTAACGAAGACATTACATTTATTTTAGCTGATGCTGAAAAATTTCCGGAATCTAGAAAATTAGCCAATGTAGATAATTTACCTACGTTTGCTACGTTTGAAAACGGAAACATTAAAAACCAGACGCAGACAAATAAATATGATGTTTTAAAAGAATTAGTACATGAAATTGCCAGTAATTAA
- a CDS encoding peroxiredoxin has translation MAFVGKKFPDLNVNAMNEMGDTFKLNVLEEAKNNNKKVLLFWYPKDFTFVCPTELHAFQSALAEFEKRNTIVIGASCDTPEVHFAWLNTPKDNGGIEGVTYPILADSNRNLASTLGILDISNETYNDETGVITVDGDNVTYRATYLIDEEGTVFHEGINHMPLGRNVNEFLRLVDAYTHVQEKGEVCPANWEEGKEAMQANAKGTAEYLASNVN, from the coding sequence ATGGCTTTTGTAGGAAAAAAATTCCCAGATTTAAACGTTAATGCAATGAACGAAATGGGTGATACTTTCAAACTAAACGTATTGGAAGAAGCTAAGAACAATAATAAAAAAGTATTATTATTCTGGTACCCTAAAGATTTTACTTTTGTATGTCCAACGGAATTACACGCTTTTCAGTCTGCATTAGCAGAATTTGAAAAAAGAAATACAATAGTAATTGGAGCTTCTTGTGATACTCCTGAAGTACACTTTGCTTGGTTAAATACGCCAAAAGATAATGGTGGTATAGAAGGTGTTACTTACCCAATTTTAGCAGATAGCAACAGAAACTTAGCTTCTACATTAGGAATCTTAGATATATCTAACGAAACTTATAATGATGAAACAGGAGTTATAACTGTAGATGGTGACAATGTTACTTATAGAGCAACTTACTTAATTGACGAAGAAGGTACTGTTTTTCATGAAGGAATTAACCATATGCCTTTAGGAAGAAATGTAAACGAGTTTTTACGTTTAGTAGATGCTTACACTCACGTACAAGAAAAAGGTGAAGTTTGTCCTGCAAACTGGGAAGAAGGTAAAGAAGCTATGCAAGCTAACGCTAAAGGTACTGCAGAATACTTAGCTTCTAACGTAAACTAA
- a CDS encoding Na+/H+ antiporter NhaC family protein, giving the protein MQNQNLSTSDPKNEHIVDNKELNFFEALIPVLILMSLLAYNIFFVDGQEWFGAYTNQIILLIGGVIAAIVGLFNKTSFVTMGKEVWENLKSVFIPILILVMVGALAGTWLVSGIIPAMVYYGLQVLNPSIFLPASVIIAAIISIATGSSWTTSATVGIALIGIGSALGINPGMIAGAVISGAYFGDKMSPLSDTTNLAPAMAGTDLFTHIKYMTITTVPTLIVTLIFFSVLSANIDTNGTTDIAFILDTIDANFTITPLLFIVPVAVVALILLKTKPLVALLSGVGLAIVFAFIFQPKLLDKLSDSKINSIVTAVLTDTNVSIDDSEQVAKFSTEEIAVIKQNKDLSKVFTGDDLEGIYTKEDLAAVFSGLTKDKSVLASTADNLDKLITKKRLRKLFSAGGINGMLWTILLICCAMVFGGIMDGIGALARITKALLSIATTTFGLFASTVASCLGLNAIASDQYLAIVIPGKMFKKAYEDKGLAPENLSRTLEDSGTVTSVLIPWNTCGAYQSSVLGVGVGEYFIYAMFNWLSPFTTLLFAALNIKIRQLRSK; this is encoded by the coding sequence ATGCAAAACCAAAACTTAAGCACCTCAGACCCTAAAAATGAGCATATTGTAGATAATAAAGAATTAAATTTCTTTGAAGCTTTAATTCCGGTTTTAATTTTAATGTCGCTTTTAGCTTACAATATCTTCTTTGTAGACGGACAAGAATGGTTTGGTGCATACACAAATCAAATAATACTTTTAATTGGTGGTGTTATTGCTGCAATTGTTGGGTTATTTAATAAAACTTCTTTTGTTACTATGGGAAAAGAAGTTTGGGAAAACCTAAAAAGTGTTTTTATACCTATACTAATATTGGTTATGGTTGGTGCTTTAGCTGGTACTTGGCTGGTTAGCGGTATTATACCTGCTATGGTTTATTACGGATTACAAGTTTTAAATCCTAGTATATTTTTACCTGCCTCTGTTATTATTGCTGCTATAATTTCTATAGCTACAGGTAGTAGCTGGACCACGTCTGCAACAGTTGGTATTGCATTAATTGGTATTGGTTCTGCCCTTGGTATTAACCCAGGAATGATTGCTGGTGCTGTAATTTCTGGAGCTTATTTTGGAGATAAAATGTCTCCTTTAAGTGACACAACCAACCTTGCTCCTGCTATGGCTGGCACAGATTTGTTTACACATATAAAATATATGACTATTACTACTGTGCCAACACTTATAGTTACACTTATTTTCTTTAGTGTTTTAAGTGCCAATATAGATACAAATGGCACTACAGATATTGCCTTTATTTTAGATACAATAGATGCTAATTTTACCATAACACCATTATTATTTATAGTACCTGTGGCTGTAGTTGCTCTTATTTTATTAAAAACAAAACCTTTGGTTGCATTACTTTCTGGTGTAGGCTTAGCTATAGTATTTGCTTTTATCTTTCAGCCAAAATTACTAGATAAATTAAGTGATTCTAAGATAAACTCTATTGTTACTGCTGTCCTAACAGATACTAATGTAAGTATAGATGATAGTGAACAAGTAGCAAAATTTTCTACCGAAGAAATAGCAGTTATTAAACAAAATAAGGACTTAAGCAAAGTTTTTACTGGTGATGACTTAGAAGGTATTTATACAAAAGAAGATTTAGCAGCTGTTTTTTCTGGTCTAACTAAAGACAAAAGTGTTTTAGCAAGTACTGCTGATAATTTAGATAAATTAATTACCAAAAAGCGATTACGAAAACTATTTAGTGCTGGCGGAATTAATGGTATGCTTTGGACTATTTTACTAATATGTTGCGCAATGGTCTTTGGTGGTATTATGGATGGTATTGGAGCCTTAGCAAGAATTACCAAAGCACTACTATCTATAGCTACAACTACCTTTGGTTTGTTTGCTAGTACTGTTGCTAGTTGTTTGGGTTTAAATGCTATTGCTAGTGATCAATATTTAGCAATTGTTATTCCTGGTAAAATGTTTAAAAAGGCATATGAAGATAAAGGTCTTGCTCCAGAAAACTTAAGTAGAACCTTAGAAGATTCTGGTACTGTAACCTCTGTACTAATACCTTGGAATACTTGTGGAGCTTATCAATCTAGTGTTTTAGGCGTTGGAGTTGGCGAGTATTTTATTTACGCTATGTTTAACTGGTTAAGCCCATTTACTACATTATTATTTGCTGCTTTAAACATTAAAATAAGACAGTTACGTTCTAAATAA